Proteins from a single region of Punica granatum isolate Tunisia-2019 chromosome 8, ASM765513v2, whole genome shotgun sequence:
- the LOC116188587 gene encoding uncharacterized protein LOC116188587, giving the protein MERSTPVRKPHTSTVDLLTWSETPPADPPVPVPGSASRSGARPHQPSGVSKVVFGGQVTDEESENLNKRKPCSGYKLKEITGSGIFAANGEGDSSETGSANPASNNRTGLRMYQQTLAGISHISFGEEESVSPKKPTTLPEVAKQRELSGTLESESDMKKKQISDAKCKELSGHDIFAPPPEILPRPTAARALDMNQDMGDPAPRHIRTSVKVSNPAGGQSSIISNEEPMMKTAKKIYDKKFAELSGNDIFQGDASAASAEKSLSSAKLREMSGNDIFADGKAESRDYFGGVRKPPGGESSIALV; this is encoded by the exons ATGGAGAGGAGCACCCCGGTGAGGAAACCCCACACTTCCACCGTAGATCTGCTCACCTGGTCCGAGACCCCGCCGGCTGATCCGCCCGTTCCCGTTCCCGGCTCTGCCTCCCGCTCCGGCGCCCGCCCTCACCAG CCTTCCGGGGTCAGCAAGGTGGTCTTCGGAGGACAGGTGACCGACGAGGAATCTGAGAACTTGAACAAGAG GAAGCCATGTTCAGGCTACAAGTTAAAGGAGATAACTGGAAGTGGGATTTTTGCTGCCAATGGAGAGGGCGATTCATCTGAAACTGGGAGTGCAAATCCTGCTTCAAATAACAGAACAGGATTACGTATGTACCAG CAAACGCTTGCTGGAATTAGTCACATATCCTTTGGGGAGGAAGAAAGCGTatcgcccaagaaacccaCCACTCTCCCTGAGGTGGCGAAGCAGCGAGAACTTAGTGGAACATTGGAGAGTGAGTCGGAtatgaagaagaagcagattTCTGATGCTAAGTGCAAGGAGCTCAGTGGGCATGATATCTTTGCACCACCTCCAGAAATCTTGCCAAGGCCAACTGCTGCTCGTGCCCTTGACATGAACCAAGACATGGGAGACCCTGCTCCCCGTCACATACGCACTTCTGTGAAAGTGTCAAAT CCTGCGGGAGGACAAAGCAGTATCATCTCTAATGAGGAGCCCATGATGAAGACAGCGAAGAAGATCTATGACAAGAAGTTTGCGGAGCTTTCAGGGAATGACATCTTCCAAGGTGATGCATCTGCAGCGTCTGCTGAGAAATCCCTTAGCTCAGCCAAGTTGCGAGAGATGAGCGGGAACGATATCTTTGCTGATGGGAAGGCTGAGTCCCGAGACTACTTCGGTGGGGTCCGCAAGCCCCCAGGCGGCGAGAGCagcattgcattggtttaa
- the LOC116189073 gene encoding NDR1/HIN1-like protein 13: MEERVPPSADNNGNLDIDNHNHVHGPLPPLPASDPEHVLVVQIPKDQIYRVPPPENALIIERHRNPPKKANQKKLCGCCSWCSCLSIWVVILALVAIFVMIRTLPSTMSFAFLPRVPVYRIEHFSVKNLTHSAHHENKSHLHYEITLKDENKNPVTGILYHEDGIVSLLCRGKEIAGGKYPAFNQDGKETKDVKLTLEGLNIHLPEDINKSMKSTTPKVHVPFLLEMDVPAGMKIGLLKSGTLKFTVSCNFVVDTLGEKQGTRILSQECVTRRTRL; encoded by the coding sequence atGGAGGAGCGGGTGCCGCCCTCGGCAGACAACAACGGGAACCTAGATATTGATAACCACAACCATGTTCATGGCCCGTTGCCCCCATTGCCAGCATCCGACCCCGAGCACGTGTTGGTGGTTCAAATCCCGAAAGATCAAATCTACCGAGTGCCACCCCCTGAGAATGCATTGATCATCGAGCGCCACAGAAACCCTCCGAAGAAGGCCAACCAAAAGAAGCTATGCGGCTGCTGTTCCTGGTGTTCTTGCCTATCCATATGGGTCGTGATTTTGGCCTTGGTGGCAATCTTTGTCATGATAAGGACGTTACCAAGCACCATGTCATTCGCTTTCTTGCCTCGAGTGCCTGTCTATCGCATCGAGCACTTCTCTGTCAAGAACTTGACACATTCAGCGCACCACGAGAACAAAAGCCACCTTCATTATGAAATTACACTCAAGGATGAGAACAAGAACCCCGTCACCGGAATCTTGTACCACGAAGATGGTATCGTTTCCCTATTGTGCAGGGGAAAGGAAATCGCTGGTGGAAAATACCCGGCATTCAACCAAGATGGAAAGGAGACAAAGGATGTTAAATTAACTCTCGAGGGTTTAAATATCCATCTTCCTGAAGATATTAATAAGAGCATGAAGAGTACAACGCCAAAGGTTCACGTGCCTTTCTTGCTTGAGATGGATGTTCCTGCAGGGATGAAGATTGGACTATTAAAAAGCGGAACCTTGAAATTCACCGTTTCGTGCAATTTCGTGGTGGATACACTCGGAGAAAAGCAGGGCACTCGTATACTTTCTCAGGAATGCGTTACCAGGCGTACGCGCTTGTGA